The Plasmodium gaboni strain SY75 chromosome 9, whole genome shotgun sequence DNA segment tttgtaggtatatcttttataaattGAATGAACTCTTTTAGCATATTTGAAAAGgtaaaaaaattattatgtgctttatcatatttcctaatttttattaaaatatatataataattacaGAACATATAAGGGATATTATTAAAGAGAGAATGTATGCTCCTGATGCCAAATAACAAACCgaaataaaaacaaaaactATAGGTTcgaaaataaataaatattctttcattttttgatttatttcattattatataattcataatCAGGAGTTCCCTCAATATAACTTATAGATTCTAAGAAActatatattaaattttcaaaatatatatcaaatttttttatggttataaaaaatttattttttttatttgtatgtGTAACATATACGGGGGTAAATTCtgaatttttatatgaGGTATATATTTGTTCTTTATCGTTAGTGTTATCTTTATCTTCGTTTTGTTTTTTgtctatatttttttgtgatGTTCTAAGATTCGTGTTATTTGATTTTTGTGATATTTTTAGTTGTTCTATGTTGATGACGTTGTCCACATTTTCTTCGGTTAGAAGTCTATAACGTTTTTTAATTTGAAATATGTAGTATTTCTTTAAGagtataaataaaaaaataataagataaagaaaataaataaaatt contains these protein-coding regions:
- a CDS encoding putative exported protein (Plasmodium exported protein, unknown function), whose protein sequence is MLNEKKLSKVIFFKISVILKLIWFHYFPYQKYYIFQIKKRYRLLTEENVDNVINIEQLKISQKSNNTNLRTSQKNIDKKQNEDKDNTNDKEQIYTSYKNSEFTPVYVTHTNKKNKFFITIKKFDIYFENLIYSFLESISYIEGTPDYELYNNEINQKMKEYLFIFEPIVFVFISVCYLASGAYILSLIISLICSVIIIYILIKIRKYDKAHNNFFTFSNMLKEFIQFIKDIPTNILNMVLYISKKIIKIIN